In Anopheles ziemanni chromosome X, idAnoZiCoDA_A2_x.2, whole genome shotgun sequence, the genomic window ACGCCATTGGGAAGCTTTTCAAAGGTTTCGACGATTACATGGCCGACCTGCACACCGTTGATCTGTCGCACAACGCCATCGAGAGCTTGGACTTCGCCCAACTCAGTTTCAGTGCAAACgttgcatggcttaacctggCAAACAATCGGATCCGAAGCGTGAAAGTTTCCGACGTGTCCACGAAAAAGTTTCCCAAGCAGATCATCCTAAACAACAACCCCATTCGATGTGACTGCAATGTGCACGCGTTGCTGGCATTCTTGAAGAAAGAACCACGGTTCGTAGTGAACGAGTTGAGGTGCGATGAACCAACGGTGCTCCAGCGGACGAAGGTGAGCGACGTGCCACCGCTGGCACTGACGTGCGATTATACCGAAAGCAGCTGTCCGTCCGAGTGCGACTGCCAGATCCGACCGGAGGATCGTGTGCTGCTGGTGGACTGCTCTGCACGCAACCTAACCACGGTGCCGACGCTGCACCCACCGAAGGACAACAAATACCGTGTCGTTGATCTGCGGCTGCAGGATAACCTGCTCGATGCACTCCCCGACACAACCGCGGTGTCGGCATGGGAGACGGTGTATCGACTGAATGTCAGCAACAACCGGCTGGATGCACTGGAGACTAGCAATCTACCGTTCCAGCTGGAGATGCTCGACGTGAGCGGCAATCGACTGCGGGCTTTCGGAGACGGAGTCGCGCAGCAGCTGAAGCTTCTGCGAAACGTTCATCTGAAAGCCAATCCCTGGGAGTGTGCGTGCGGCGCGGAGCTGCTCAATTTCGTTCAAGCGAACTCCACTCGCATCACCGACTTCGAGGCGATGCAGTGCGAAAGCGGCCAGAACATCACCATGAACCTGCAGAACGAACTGTGCGACAACCAGTGGAAAGCGGTTGCTGCGATCTGCGGGATCGTGGCGGTGTTCTTTGCCATTGCGGTGGTGCTTGTATCGTTCGGTTACCGCTACCAGCACGAGGTGAAGGTGTGGCTGTTCACGCACAACTGGCTCCAGTGGCTGACGAGCGAGGAGGAGCTCGACAAGGACAAGGTGTACGACGCGTTCGTGTCCTACTCGCACAAGGATGAGGACTTCATAACCGAGCACCTGGTGCCGAAGCTCGAGAACGCACCGATGAACTTCCGGGTCTGCTGGCACGTGCGGGACTTTATGCCGGGCGAGATGATATCCACCCAGGTAAGGGCAAAACAGGGGCGAACATTAGCGAATGTAAACGAATGAATATTAATCGACCTCGCCTCTTGCTTCACAGATCACCAAAGCGGTGGAAGAATCGCGGCGCACCATCATCGTGCTTTCCACAAACTATCTCGAATCGGTCTGGGGCCAGATGGAATTCAAAACCGCCTACCTGCAGTCGATCGAGGACAAGCGCAACCGGGTGATAGCCATCGTCTACGACGACATCGGCAACGTGGAAGACCTCGACCCGGAGCTGcgcgcgtacctccggacgaaCACCTACGTCCGGTGGGGTGACCCATGGTTCTGGGACAAGCTGCGCTACGCCATGCCGCATCCGGGCCGCGTCAAGGGTAGGCagatcaacaacaacatgcgTATGGCCACGATGGACAAACTGGAACTGATCAAAACTCTCCAAAACGGTAGAGCTCCAGCTGGAGATGGGGACGCTTCCCCGACACAGGAAAGCACTCCACCCATCGAGCACGTCGTAAAGGAAATCGATGGCCCGCTGGCCAAGCTCTACGCATCGACGCCGGCGACGCCCGTCTTCACGATCAGCAACACCAAGCTAGACCTACACGCTCCCGAGTGACTCCCTGGCCTGCTTCACACGGAGCGGCACTGCTCGTACCAAGGCGACTGAATCACAATGAACAGGAACTTTCAGAAAGCAACGAAACACAATGAAAATGTAGGAAATCTCCGGTACATCACAGTACCCAACAGGAAATCTCAGTGCGTACTTTTCCTACTTTTGAAAGGAATGATATACGCAGTTTTAGTCATAACAGTGCCTTCGCTTATATCGCCCCCCTTAGTGTAATAACATGTTGTTTTGCAATGGGTGACCAGATTATTATATAAGTCCAATGATATGTcagaacaaaaacgaaaaacatttcaattgcTTACAAATACCTTTAAAACTACTCTAGACTTTTGGATCGTGTTCAACGTACGATACACGACGCGCTCGCTAAAACTGGTACTCTACAAAACAACACTTCTATACGGTGCAACCAACAGCTTCCATTATTCTGTAGAAAGCCTTTCCTGAtacattgaaaaatattcaaattcacgaggtacaaaagaaaaaacagcatTAGATAAACGCGAAAACCAGAAGCCGCGAAACACTGAGAAAGGCTAGGTTTGCTAAGGTCAACATGTCTGACCATGTGATTGTTACTATGTTATTGACCGATCAGTGGAATTTGGGCAATCAGCGTGCCGTTTTAAACCACTTGACGACACTTCTTAATCCACGCTGCGTCCATAGAAATAAAGAGAACATCCACATGATAGTTGATGCGGATGGTAAAGGGATGATATACTCAGTTTTAGTCATGAGAATATTAAGAATGCCTTCGCTTGTGTCGCTACTTCTATGCAAGAAcgttatgttttgcaatggaAGACCAGAATACGCTATGTCATAGGTTAGCTAGCAGAACAAAATGAAGCATATCAAATACCGCTCTTACTACTCTAGACTATTATCACGTGTACAAGATATGAATACAATAcgcttctttttatattttcgatTATTCTGTTAACCGAACTTCCATAGATCTGATTAACtcaatcataaaaaaattaaatttataaggCACAGAAGAGAAAACAGTTTAGACACACGCGTTAAACGCGTCAAGCAATGTCGAGAAATAAAAGCTTGTCTGTGCAACAAAATAGTCGGATACATTTGTGATTTATACAAAGTGTTTGACCCGTCAGCGGTTCTAGCGACACTTTGGCACTCCTTTTTGCCATTTCGAACCATTTTACCACATTTCGCCATACTTCATcgtccaacaaaaaaaagagttaacgcgcgatttgtttacttttgcagTTAGAGTACTTATATAAGTTTCTCacatgagagagagagagctacCTCCGTACACCCAAGTCCagataataattaaaaacaagaaatagtCCAGAAAAGTTTGGCAAGGAATTGTGTACA contains:
- the LOC131291072 gene encoding protein toll-like, with amino-acid sequence MVPNSLKDLDFYDQLTLAKCPIPENRSLTDTLSMLGPLTHLKDLYFVENLDSAPLEPVLFEGLDSLEILLLKNVTQHPIVASDLFKHIPHLKWLDLRLYDGATLPADLLRPLQALTTLEYQQNAHVKELAPGFFSNLPQLNKFVIYSNGLTRLERFVGLPNLKQLSMRSNQLEQLPADMFTEVPQLTELDLRQNRLTSLPDNLLAGLTQLETLDLSLNGLLHLPDTLLKDQRHLRYLNLGYNRLTSLNDKVFENLKALNTLHLEYNRLRIIEKNAFMAHGQTLSELDLSHNNLSFGDNVMYENGIALVGWYTPILNLEKITILNLSHNAIGKLFKGFDDYMADLHTVDLSHNAIESLDFAQLSFSANVAWLNLANNRIRSVKVSDVSTKKFPKQIILNNNPIRCDCNVHALLAFLKKEPRFVVNELRCDEPTVLQRTKVSDVPPLALTCDYTESSCPSECDCQIRPEDRVLLVDCSARNLTTVPTLHPPKDNKYRVVDLRLQDNLLDALPDTTAVSAWETVYRLNVSNNRLDALETSNLPFQLEMLDVSGNRLRAFGDGVAQQLKLLRNVHLKANPWECACGAELLNFVQANSTRITDFEAMQCESGQNITMNLQNELCDNQWKAVAAICGIVAVFFAIAVVLVSFGYRYQHEVKVWLFTHNWLQWLTSEEELDKDKVYDAFVSYSHKDEDFITEHLVPKLENAPMNFRVCWHVRDFMPGEMISTQITKAVEESRRTIIVLSTNYLESVWGQMEFKTAYLQSIEDKRNRVIAIVYDDIGNVEDLDPELRAYLRTNTYVRWGDPWFWDKLRYAMPHPGRVKGRQINNNMRMATMDKLELIKTLQNGRAPAGDGDASPTQESTPPIEHVVKEIDGPLAKLYASTPATPVFTISNTKLDLHAPE